CTGCTCATCTGCCTCTCGCTCTTCTTTTTTCCCTATATTAGCGGATTTGCTCGCGTGGGGGAATCCCGAAATTGAGGCGTCAGAGAAGGACCGCCAAAAGTGCCGGCAACAAGAGCACGGACATCAGGGTCGAGACCACGACAAGCCCTGCAACCGCATCCGAATCGCCGCCGTATTTCTCGGACAGAAGGTAGGATGTGACGGCCACGGGCGTTGCGATTTGCAGCACGAGCACGGCATGCGCCACCGGATCGAGATCAAACCAAAGCCCGGCACCCCAAGCGAGCCCTACGCAAAGTGCGGCTTTCACCCCCGAGAGCCCCACGGCCAGCCAGAGCCGTCCGGGCGCCAACCGCGCGACCGCCACGCCAAGCGTGATCAGCATCATGGGGATCGCCATTTGCCCGATCAGATCCAGCGCATTGGTCAAAAAGCGCGGCGTCTCCCAGCCCTGCCAGAGGAACAACCCGCCCAGAAGCGTGCCAGCCACCAAAGGCTCCCGCAGCACTTTGAGGATGGAACCGCCCCCGGATACCAGCCAGATCCCAAAGGTGAACGACCATATCGCCATGATCGCAAACACAACCACCGCATAGCTGAGACCGATATCGCCGAACGCGAAAAGCGCCAGCGGCAGACCCAGATTGCCCGTGTTGCCAAAGATTAGCGGTGCGGCGTAAGTCTGCCGCTCAAGCTGAAGCAGCCAAACCAGCGCGAGCATCACGACCGTGACCGCGCCGTAAGCGGCGACCGAGGCCAATGACAACGCCGTCAGCGCCTCAGGCTCGATATCGGCCTGCATCAGCGCCACGAAGATCAGACAGGGCACCGAAAGCGTCATCGCGATGCGGGTGACGAAGGCCACGGAGTACTCAAATCCGAGTTTCACCCAGACAAACCCGACTGCGGCGAGCATGAAGACAGGGGCGGTGATCTCAAGAACTGTTATTGCGAGGTTCACAGACTGTTTCCCGCCTATTGTGCTATCAGGGTTGGACAAATCCCACTTGAACCCTTTAATGTCACCCCTTAGGGGCTGCAATGACATGATTAAGACACGCGCGAAATATAACCTCGGCCAAGTGGTCAAGCACAAGAAGCACCCGTTTCGCGGCGTGGTTTTTGATGTGGATCCAGAGTTTGCCAACACGGATGAGTGGTATTCCTCGATCCCCGAGGACAGCCGCCCGGTCAAGGATCAGCCGTTTTATCATTT
The nucleotide sequence above comes from Roseovarius carneus. Encoded proteins:
- a CDS encoding AEC family transporter, with amino-acid sequence MNLAITVLEITAPVFMLAAVGFVWVKLGFEYSVAFVTRIAMTLSVPCLIFVALMQADIEPEALTALSLASVAAYGAVTVVMLALVWLLQLERQTYAAPLIFGNTGNLGLPLALFAFGDIGLSYAVVVFAIMAIWSFTFGIWLVSGGGSILKVLREPLVAGTLLGGLFLWQGWETPRFLTNALDLIGQMAIPMMLITLGVAVARLAPGRLWLAVGLSGVKAALCVGLAWGAGLWFDLDPVAHAVLVLQIATPVAVTSYLLSEKYGGDSDAVAGLVVVSTLMSVLLLPALLAVLL
- the hspQ gene encoding heat shock protein HspQ, translating into MIKTRAKYNLGQVVKHKKHPFRGVVFDVDPEFANTDEWYSSIPEDSRPVKDQPFYHLLAENDQSYYVAYVSEQNLVADYSGQPVEHPDIPDLFGPFEDGLYPLHFQLN